A single window of Channa argus isolate prfri chromosome 10, Channa argus male v1.0, whole genome shotgun sequence DNA harbors:
- the ppargc1b gene encoding peroxisome proliferator-activated receptor gamma coactivator 1-beta isoform X2 produces MVDAEVGGLSVFPTLEEEPERDEEEEDSLPLSEGDFSQPMGGETEDLSLLKKLLLTPPNVPTGMDAHKDGVHSHRYSNRSLHLRPVRPLVKTDLPQERKPRAVRPAGRLCTELHRHLTTAQVAEDNLTPDTEEDEEEVEDEDSESEEDEEDEGEEEEESSSSEVEAPAVVAAEPAKPQFSSDKELHSVVELITYMHTYCLPIRKQQGSERKDLQRPRARPEASRLAATNSHSRVVLVATAGTSGGLTGTGNSVPRRLPFAKRREMKDNSLLRELLQQSSSFDVSKPYRLHSPPYSQLHISNRGGAPVPSGPVKAMPAQASSSTTPKPELSKDTSFPEVPQSPEETTEDGGSFSVRRSRRLASFPSRFAKRLRPGRARDREGKDQAEVKVLPTQAGGGTTSRMQPEQLTLGDSSSGTMEPTKPCCHSEKQSCLCLPLNPKSTGVSQYSTKPFEQTLSVDLCGTAGLTPPTTPPHKPVEDELFKPAEGAKGGAGSSGGTGSDGGGVGNESIHTPLNTNFATKGSSKGSRGHHQRKLPEQTELYAQLQRMGQAGDGDAHRKFGDHDYCVLSLGKSAKRSAAMFGAILQAQGGSDGVGALVDQVSEGKEYEETLVMAEAAEPQEQHTSAVGSLQPSGCQSAAATPPASEEEAECSSACRSPSPILHLCPDSPASKTDSSDNSEMCPDDKEGNKATSKEDNCQVFYIHNLPSSVTQNMLRKRFQVFGNTEDCKVIICNNERCGVIKIRQSGLQRHWREQETVFQNGPAGLRRLTRKRYIDLDEAGPGPVKSKYDALDFDTLLKEAQKSLHR; encoded by the exons ATGGTGGACGCCGAAGTGGGGGGACTCTCCGTCTTCCCCACCCTGGAGGAGGAGCCTGAACGggacgaggaggaagaggacagtCTTCCTCTCAGCGAAGGGGACTTCAGCCAGCCCATGGGGGGCGAGACAGAGGACCTATCGCTG CtcaagaagctgctgctgactCCTCCCAATGTGCCCACAGGAATGGACGCACACAAAGATGGAGTCCACAGCCATCGCTATAGCAACAGAAGCCTCCACCTCCGGCCGGTCAGACCCCTGGTCAAG ACTGACCTACCTCAGGAGCGGAAGCCCCGTGCCGTACGTCCTGCAGGCCGCCTGTGCACTGAGCTCCACCGCCACCTCACCACTGCCCAAGTCGCAGAGGACAACCTCACTCCCGATACAGAGGAGGACGAAGAGGAAGTGGAGGATGAGGACAGCGAGtctgaggaggatgaggaggatgagggggaagaggaagaggagtctTCCAGCAGCGAGGTAGAGGCACCAGCAGTTGTTGCTGCTGAGCCAGCTAAGCCTCAGTTCAGCTCAGATAAGGAACTGCACTCAGTGGTGGAGCTGATCACGTACATGCACACCTACTGCCTGCCCATACGCAAGCAGCAGGGCTCAGAGCGTAAGGACCTCCAGAGGCCTCGGGCCAGACCCGAGGCCTCCCGTCTGGCTGCCACAAACTCCCACAGCAGAGTTGTCCTCGTGGCCACTGCTGGGACTAGTGGGGGCTTGACTGGGACAGGCAACAGTGTCCCACGGCGGCTCCCATTTGCGAAGCGAAGGGAGATGAAGGACAACTCCCTTCTGCGCGAACTCCTTCAGCAGAGCAGCTCTTTCGATGTGAGCAAGCCTTATAGACTGCACAGCCCGCCCTACTCCCAATTACACATTTCCAACAGAGGGGGAGCACCTGTTCCTTCTGGCCCCGTTAAAGCGATGCCAGCTCAGGCATCCAGCTCCACCACCCCTAAACCCGAGCTTAGTAAGGACACTTCCTTCCCCGAGGTGCCTCAAAGCCCAGAGGAGACCACAGAGGACGGCGGCTCCTTCTCAGTTCGGCGCTCCAGACGTCTGGCCTCCTTTCCCAGTCGCTTTGCCAAGAGGCTGCGGCCTGGGAGGgcgagggacagagaggggaaaGACCAGGCGGAGGTCAAAGTCCTGCCAACACAAGCAGGAGGGGGAACCACATCGAGGATGCAACCAGAGCAGCTAACGTTGGGCGACAGCAGCTCTGGTACAATGGAGCCGACCAAACCCTGTTGCCACAGCG AAAAGCAAAgctgcctctgtctccctctcaaCCCAAAGTCCACAGG AGTCTCCCAGTACAGCACCAAGCCCTTCGAGCAGACGCTCAGTGTGGATCTGTGTGGAACAGCAG GTCTTACCCCCCCCACTACCCCACCACACAAACCTGTCGAAGATGAGCTCTTCAAGCCAGCAGAAGGGGCAAAGGGCGGTGCGGGGTCAAGTGGTGGCACTGGCAGCGACGGAGGAGGAGTTGGCAATGAATCTATTCACACACCTTTAAACACCAACTTTGCCACAAAGGGCTCATCCAAAGGGAGCCGTGGGCACCACCAGCGGAAGCTTCCAGAGCAGACGGAGTTGTACGCCCAGCTGCAACGTATGGGCCAGGCTGGTGACGGTGACGCCCATCGCAAATTTGGTGACCACGACTACTGCGTGCTGAGCCTCGGCAAGAGCGCCAAGCGAAGCGCTGCCATGTTTGGCGCCATATTGCAGGCACAAGGAGGGAGTGACGGAGTTGGCGCCCTTGTCGATCAGGTATCTGAAGGGAAGGAGTACGAGGAGACGCTGGTGATGGCAGAAGCGGCAGAACCGCAGGAGCAGCACACATCCGCGGTGGGGTCACTACAGCCGTCAGGCTGCCAGTCGGCAGCAGCCACACCACCAGCCTCAGAGGAAGAGGCGGAATGCTCATCAGCATGTCGCTCACCCTCACCCATCCTCCACTTGTGTCCCGACTCCCCTGCCAGCAAGACAGACTCTag TGACAACTCAGAGATGTGTCCTGATGACAAGGAGGGGAACAAAGCCACGTCTAAGGAG GACAACTGCCAGGTGTTCTATATCCACAACCTGCCAAGCAGCGTGACCCAGAACATGCTGAGAAAACGCTTCCAGGTTTTCGGCAACACAGAAGACTGCAAAGTCATCATATGCAACAA TGAGCGCTGTGGGGTGATAAAGATTCGCCAGTCAGGACTTCAGAGACACTGGAGAGAACAGGAAACTGTTTTCCAGAACGGACCCGCGGGCCTAAGGAGACTGACAAGAAAACGCTACATAGACCTCG ATGAGGCGGGTCCGGGTCCTGTCAAGAGCAAGTACGATGCATTGGACTTTGACACTCTGCTGAAGGAGGCCCAGAAGTCCCTGCACCGCTGA
- the ppargc1b gene encoding peroxisome proliferator-activated receptor gamma coactivator 1-beta isoform X1 yields the protein MADCAPLLDEELSSFVFSYLTENSGSQYGEEEVCSDRLDADFPDIDLSQLDTSDFDSVNCLSELQWCNDQPADASPASIRYSTADELFEIEEENAALLAVLTDSLDGMVDAEVGGLSVFPTLEEEPERDEEEEDSLPLSEGDFSQPMGGETEDLSLLKKLLLTPPNVPTGMDAHKDGVHSHRYSNRSLHLRPVRPLVKTDLPQERKPRAVRPAGRLCTELHRHLTTAQVAEDNLTPDTEEDEEEVEDEDSESEEDEEDEGEEEEESSSSEVEAPAVVAAEPAKPQFSSDKELHSVVELITYMHTYCLPIRKQQGSERKDLQRPRARPEASRLAATNSHSRVVLVATAGTSGGLTGTGNSVPRRLPFAKRREMKDNSLLRELLQQSSSFDVSKPYRLHSPPYSQLHISNRGGAPVPSGPVKAMPAQASSSTTPKPELSKDTSFPEVPQSPEETTEDGGSFSVRRSRRLASFPSRFAKRLRPGRARDREGKDQAEVKVLPTQAGGGTTSRMQPEQLTLGDSSSGTMEPTKPCCHSEKQSCLCLPLNPKSTGVSQYSTKPFEQTLSVDLCGTAGLTPPTTPPHKPVEDELFKPAEGAKGGAGSSGGTGSDGGGVGNESIHTPLNTNFATKGSSKGSRGHHQRKLPEQTELYAQLQRMGQAGDGDAHRKFGDHDYCVLSLGKSAKRSAAMFGAILQAQGGSDGVGALVDQVSEGKEYEETLVMAEAAEPQEQHTSAVGSLQPSGCQSAAATPPASEEEAECSSACRSPSPILHLCPDSPASKTDSSDNSEMCPDDKEGNKATSKEDNCQVFYIHNLPSSVTQNMLRKRFQVFGNTEDCKVIICNNERCGVIKIRQSGLQRHWREQETVFQNGPAGLRRLTRKRYIDLDEAGPGPVKSKYDALDFDTLLKEAQKSLHR from the exons tatggggaggaggaggtgtgttCGGACCGTTTGGACGCTGACTTCCCCGACATCGACCTCTCCCAGCTGGATACCAGTGACTTCGACAGTGTCAACTGTCTCAGCGAGCTACAGTGGTGCAACGATCAGCCGGCGGACGCATCACCGGCGTCGATCCGCTACAGCACAGCAGATGAGCTCTTTGAG ATAGAAGAGGAGAACGCGGCTCTGCTGGCCGTTCTGACCGACAGCCTCGATGGCATGGTGGACGCCGAAGTGGGGGGACTCTCCGTCTTCCCCACCCTGGAGGAGGAGCCTGAACGggacgaggaggaagaggacagtCTTCCTCTCAGCGAAGGGGACTTCAGCCAGCCCATGGGGGGCGAGACAGAGGACCTATCGCTG CtcaagaagctgctgctgactCCTCCCAATGTGCCCACAGGAATGGACGCACACAAAGATGGAGTCCACAGCCATCGCTATAGCAACAGAAGCCTCCACCTCCGGCCGGTCAGACCCCTGGTCAAG ACTGACCTACCTCAGGAGCGGAAGCCCCGTGCCGTACGTCCTGCAGGCCGCCTGTGCACTGAGCTCCACCGCCACCTCACCACTGCCCAAGTCGCAGAGGACAACCTCACTCCCGATACAGAGGAGGACGAAGAGGAAGTGGAGGATGAGGACAGCGAGtctgaggaggatgaggaggatgagggggaagaggaagaggagtctTCCAGCAGCGAGGTAGAGGCACCAGCAGTTGTTGCTGCTGAGCCAGCTAAGCCTCAGTTCAGCTCAGATAAGGAACTGCACTCAGTGGTGGAGCTGATCACGTACATGCACACCTACTGCCTGCCCATACGCAAGCAGCAGGGCTCAGAGCGTAAGGACCTCCAGAGGCCTCGGGCCAGACCCGAGGCCTCCCGTCTGGCTGCCACAAACTCCCACAGCAGAGTTGTCCTCGTGGCCACTGCTGGGACTAGTGGGGGCTTGACTGGGACAGGCAACAGTGTCCCACGGCGGCTCCCATTTGCGAAGCGAAGGGAGATGAAGGACAACTCCCTTCTGCGCGAACTCCTTCAGCAGAGCAGCTCTTTCGATGTGAGCAAGCCTTATAGACTGCACAGCCCGCCCTACTCCCAATTACACATTTCCAACAGAGGGGGAGCACCTGTTCCTTCTGGCCCCGTTAAAGCGATGCCAGCTCAGGCATCCAGCTCCACCACCCCTAAACCCGAGCTTAGTAAGGACACTTCCTTCCCCGAGGTGCCTCAAAGCCCAGAGGAGACCACAGAGGACGGCGGCTCCTTCTCAGTTCGGCGCTCCAGACGTCTGGCCTCCTTTCCCAGTCGCTTTGCCAAGAGGCTGCGGCCTGGGAGGgcgagggacagagaggggaaaGACCAGGCGGAGGTCAAAGTCCTGCCAACACAAGCAGGAGGGGGAACCACATCGAGGATGCAACCAGAGCAGCTAACGTTGGGCGACAGCAGCTCTGGTACAATGGAGCCGACCAAACCCTGTTGCCACAGCG AAAAGCAAAgctgcctctgtctccctctcaaCCCAAAGTCCACAGG AGTCTCCCAGTACAGCACCAAGCCCTTCGAGCAGACGCTCAGTGTGGATCTGTGTGGAACAGCAG GTCTTACCCCCCCCACTACCCCACCACACAAACCTGTCGAAGATGAGCTCTTCAAGCCAGCAGAAGGGGCAAAGGGCGGTGCGGGGTCAAGTGGTGGCACTGGCAGCGACGGAGGAGGAGTTGGCAATGAATCTATTCACACACCTTTAAACACCAACTTTGCCACAAAGGGCTCATCCAAAGGGAGCCGTGGGCACCACCAGCGGAAGCTTCCAGAGCAGACGGAGTTGTACGCCCAGCTGCAACGTATGGGCCAGGCTGGTGACGGTGACGCCCATCGCAAATTTGGTGACCACGACTACTGCGTGCTGAGCCTCGGCAAGAGCGCCAAGCGAAGCGCTGCCATGTTTGGCGCCATATTGCAGGCACAAGGAGGGAGTGACGGAGTTGGCGCCCTTGTCGATCAGGTATCTGAAGGGAAGGAGTACGAGGAGACGCTGGTGATGGCAGAAGCGGCAGAACCGCAGGAGCAGCACACATCCGCGGTGGGGTCACTACAGCCGTCAGGCTGCCAGTCGGCAGCAGCCACACCACCAGCCTCAGAGGAAGAGGCGGAATGCTCATCAGCATGTCGCTCACCCTCACCCATCCTCCACTTGTGTCCCGACTCCCCTGCCAGCAAGACAGACTCTag TGACAACTCAGAGATGTGTCCTGATGACAAGGAGGGGAACAAAGCCACGTCTAAGGAG GACAACTGCCAGGTGTTCTATATCCACAACCTGCCAAGCAGCGTGACCCAGAACATGCTGAGAAAACGCTTCCAGGTTTTCGGCAACACAGAAGACTGCAAAGTCATCATATGCAACAA TGAGCGCTGTGGGGTGATAAAGATTCGCCAGTCAGGACTTCAGAGACACTGGAGAGAACAGGAAACTGTTTTCCAGAACGGACCCGCGGGCCTAAGGAGACTGACAAGAAAACGCTACATAGACCTCG ATGAGGCGGGTCCGGGTCCTGTCAAGAGCAAGTACGATGCATTGGACTTTGACACTCTGCTGAAGGAGGCCCAGAAGTCCCTGCACCGCTGA
- the ppargc1b gene encoding peroxisome proliferator-activated receptor gamma coactivator 1-beta isoform X3 produces MDAHKDGVHSHRYSNRSLHLRPVRPLVKTDLPQERKPRAVRPAGRLCTELHRHLTTAQVAEDNLTPDTEEDEEEVEDEDSESEEDEEDEGEEEEESSSSEVEAPAVVAAEPAKPQFSSDKELHSVVELITYMHTYCLPIRKQQGSERKDLQRPRARPEASRLAATNSHSRVVLVATAGTSGGLTGTGNSVPRRLPFAKRREMKDNSLLRELLQQSSSFDVSKPYRLHSPPYSQLHISNRGGAPVPSGPVKAMPAQASSSTTPKPELSKDTSFPEVPQSPEETTEDGGSFSVRRSRRLASFPSRFAKRLRPGRARDREGKDQAEVKVLPTQAGGGTTSRMQPEQLTLGDSSSGTMEPTKPCCHSEKQSCLCLPLNPKSTGVSQYSTKPFEQTLSVDLCGTAGLTPPTTPPHKPVEDELFKPAEGAKGGAGSSGGTGSDGGGVGNESIHTPLNTNFATKGSSKGSRGHHQRKLPEQTELYAQLQRMGQAGDGDAHRKFGDHDYCVLSLGKSAKRSAAMFGAILQAQGGSDGVGALVDQVSEGKEYEETLVMAEAAEPQEQHTSAVGSLQPSGCQSAAATPPASEEEAECSSACRSPSPILHLCPDSPASKTDSSDNSEMCPDDKEGNKATSKEDNCQVFYIHNLPSSVTQNMLRKRFQVFGNTEDCKVIICNNERCGVIKIRQSGLQRHWREQETVFQNGPAGLRRLTRKRYIDLDEAGPGPVKSKYDALDFDTLLKEAQKSLHR; encoded by the exons ATGGACGCACACAAAGATGGAGTCCACAGCCATCGCTATAGCAACAGAAGCCTCCACCTCCGGCCGGTCAGACCCCTGGTCAAG ACTGACCTACCTCAGGAGCGGAAGCCCCGTGCCGTACGTCCTGCAGGCCGCCTGTGCACTGAGCTCCACCGCCACCTCACCACTGCCCAAGTCGCAGAGGACAACCTCACTCCCGATACAGAGGAGGACGAAGAGGAAGTGGAGGATGAGGACAGCGAGtctgaggaggatgaggaggatgagggggaagaggaagaggagtctTCCAGCAGCGAGGTAGAGGCACCAGCAGTTGTTGCTGCTGAGCCAGCTAAGCCTCAGTTCAGCTCAGATAAGGAACTGCACTCAGTGGTGGAGCTGATCACGTACATGCACACCTACTGCCTGCCCATACGCAAGCAGCAGGGCTCAGAGCGTAAGGACCTCCAGAGGCCTCGGGCCAGACCCGAGGCCTCCCGTCTGGCTGCCACAAACTCCCACAGCAGAGTTGTCCTCGTGGCCACTGCTGGGACTAGTGGGGGCTTGACTGGGACAGGCAACAGTGTCCCACGGCGGCTCCCATTTGCGAAGCGAAGGGAGATGAAGGACAACTCCCTTCTGCGCGAACTCCTTCAGCAGAGCAGCTCTTTCGATGTGAGCAAGCCTTATAGACTGCACAGCCCGCCCTACTCCCAATTACACATTTCCAACAGAGGGGGAGCACCTGTTCCTTCTGGCCCCGTTAAAGCGATGCCAGCTCAGGCATCCAGCTCCACCACCCCTAAACCCGAGCTTAGTAAGGACACTTCCTTCCCCGAGGTGCCTCAAAGCCCAGAGGAGACCACAGAGGACGGCGGCTCCTTCTCAGTTCGGCGCTCCAGACGTCTGGCCTCCTTTCCCAGTCGCTTTGCCAAGAGGCTGCGGCCTGGGAGGgcgagggacagagaggggaaaGACCAGGCGGAGGTCAAAGTCCTGCCAACACAAGCAGGAGGGGGAACCACATCGAGGATGCAACCAGAGCAGCTAACGTTGGGCGACAGCAGCTCTGGTACAATGGAGCCGACCAAACCCTGTTGCCACAGCG AAAAGCAAAgctgcctctgtctccctctcaaCCCAAAGTCCACAGG AGTCTCCCAGTACAGCACCAAGCCCTTCGAGCAGACGCTCAGTGTGGATCTGTGTGGAACAGCAG GTCTTACCCCCCCCACTACCCCACCACACAAACCTGTCGAAGATGAGCTCTTCAAGCCAGCAGAAGGGGCAAAGGGCGGTGCGGGGTCAAGTGGTGGCACTGGCAGCGACGGAGGAGGAGTTGGCAATGAATCTATTCACACACCTTTAAACACCAACTTTGCCACAAAGGGCTCATCCAAAGGGAGCCGTGGGCACCACCAGCGGAAGCTTCCAGAGCAGACGGAGTTGTACGCCCAGCTGCAACGTATGGGCCAGGCTGGTGACGGTGACGCCCATCGCAAATTTGGTGACCACGACTACTGCGTGCTGAGCCTCGGCAAGAGCGCCAAGCGAAGCGCTGCCATGTTTGGCGCCATATTGCAGGCACAAGGAGGGAGTGACGGAGTTGGCGCCCTTGTCGATCAGGTATCTGAAGGGAAGGAGTACGAGGAGACGCTGGTGATGGCAGAAGCGGCAGAACCGCAGGAGCAGCACACATCCGCGGTGGGGTCACTACAGCCGTCAGGCTGCCAGTCGGCAGCAGCCACACCACCAGCCTCAGAGGAAGAGGCGGAATGCTCATCAGCATGTCGCTCACCCTCACCCATCCTCCACTTGTGTCCCGACTCCCCTGCCAGCAAGACAGACTCTag TGACAACTCAGAGATGTGTCCTGATGACAAGGAGGGGAACAAAGCCACGTCTAAGGAG GACAACTGCCAGGTGTTCTATATCCACAACCTGCCAAGCAGCGTGACCCAGAACATGCTGAGAAAACGCTTCCAGGTTTTCGGCAACACAGAAGACTGCAAAGTCATCATATGCAACAA TGAGCGCTGTGGGGTGATAAAGATTCGCCAGTCAGGACTTCAGAGACACTGGAGAGAACAGGAAACTGTTTTCCAGAACGGACCCGCGGGCCTAAGGAGACTGACAAGAAAACGCTACATAGACCTCG ATGAGGCGGGTCCGGGTCCTGTCAAGAGCAAGTACGATGCATTGGACTTTGACACTCTGCTGAAGGAGGCCCAGAAGTCCCTGCACCGCTGA